From Anopheles arabiensis isolate DONGOLA chromosome 3, AaraD3, whole genome shotgun sequence, a single genomic window includes:
- the LOC120899986 gene encoding uncharacterized protein LOC120899986 isoform X7, protein MDTMTFDDEPPPEPREGWLLVRVFVPELNVHKSLQFPSDKIVWDVKQQCLASLPKELKESFNYGLFSPPSNGKAGKFLDEERRLGDYPFNGPVGYLELKYKRRVYKMLNLDERQLKALHTRANLRRFIECINSGQVEKIAKMCAKGLDPNFHCQETGETPLTIATGSKKPNKLLIALVNGGALLDYRTRDGATALHRAVERDSLEAVSTLLELGASPNYRDTKGLTPVYLSVTRKTDPKISEVLLHDHATLGIQDSQGWQEVHQVAVIAGNLELAEMIQNYKNEDIDKSLGDTSDIISDSSGVGTNSDSAACSIGHPSTTVVCMEGYDAGLSGHIHIQPGDVIEVVGSTDCGLLEGFVRGTNKTGFFPASCVQEVQFRQKSIINVSTSTPHHHYLINTSSNEIVSHNLQQQLHQQQQQQQQQQQQHQQQQQQQQPSLFEQQQHTQLHYNSQTAPRMKKSIIGEPRTVVLHRAKRGFGFILRGAKASSPLMQLKPSPRCPALQYLDDVDPGGVADIAGLKPGDFLLAINSEDVTCASHEHVVDLIRNSGSLVSMTVVTLSQNLINSMMLEASEIGSQHSSGSGMSTPISSRQCSTLPRRMNSGPPGSNCKQPAPMPPRRDPKTTLSVGRARAKSMVAGLEGGGEKCTDDDELLSATKSTSAESIHQAQTQLLQAQQQCHSAIGTPTQTGPGTPVQPRTASIKSRPTSSRITAAELEELFQRQQGADANRCSMLMSSSRFQSTGFDSGAGTPPISPQKGPIVYASVAEMKRKKSSKAGMGTLKGRPIPIPQVGSDLKRTFHSTPDLASMSSSNQNGGSSLHYGSSSGTGSQLAINANGWYNTVGHKGHRSQDDMHSLHMSLQRLNLPPPNHPPPPPPVGQVVKVDVSRGSEYECLTALRKHIAQKAKVQSLVQEAEVMSSFKPASNAKLYASPQDIRNVGYRTVNVAGATTSPSLTGSTSAAGNNSASSCGSNGSNTNSNVELCKSGSLRSNASSTININSSAVTGSVINNVTTVTISGNGNVATNSTSSNQYAQPGRPGADTQQQIAQPQALYKSPPNSAPPLPEPDYSLSESDPDEDNSVRLVRTHIKTNGDLKTQNPGMAAETSGNSNTSGSSTGSSSMPQSFSVEEIQKIRTKLKSSKSYPNDFLRQQNSQPSQPGVEHGASGGVPHEEGDNSSSGVSSDQEITITCNDTAKQPKPSFPKQMVGTTVLKTNVTTSTLAAAGTGASGLIESKKVTLHLGASADTKLQHNNNLTERRNDAADNDDADQDDNDSPSPPATGFQRHNSLTRKQAATIAANRAKANQQNIQQRHAVTLATLPPPIEAADSDEADSWSHPLQSSGGDGAAQLVEGAGMVVLAPPPEFSDSTVSHITGPISGGVSINVQPHHSHQHTHQHHQHQHVHHHHQHTGSGGSLALGGHNPNCKRVRIVGAVPKVNRMNSQ, encoded by the exons GAATTAAAAGAAAGCTTCAATTATGGATTATTCTCCCCACCATCAAACGGTAAAGCTGGTAAATTCCTGGATGAAGAACGGCGATTAGGAGACTACCCTTTTAATGGACCAGTGGGCTACCTAGAG CTCAAATATAAGCGACGCGTCTACAAGATGCTCAACTTAGATGAACGCCAACTGAAAGCTTTGCACACACGTGCTAACCTTCGACGCTTCATTGAGTGCATCAATAGCGGTCAGGTGGAAAAAATCGCCAAGATGTGTGCCAAAGGATTGGATCCCAATTTTCATTGCCAGGAAACGGGTGAAACGCCACTTACTATTGCCACTGGTTCAAAGAAGCCGAACAAGCTACTGATCGCGCTCGTAAACGGTGGTGCTCTATTGGACTATCGAACCCGTGACGGCGCCACTGCGTTACATAGAGCCGTAGAACGCGACAGTCTAGAAGCGGTCAG CACGCTTTTGGAATTAGGAGCATCTCCAAACTATCGTGATACGAAAGGCCTAACACCTGTTTATCTATCTGTTACGCGGAAAACAGATCCCAAAATCAGTGAAGTACTTTTACATGATCATGCGACACTAGGCATTCAAGACAGTCAAGGGTGGCAGGAAGTGCATCAG GTTGCCGTTATTGCCGGTAATCTAGAGCTGGCAGAAATGATTCAAAATTACAAAAACGAGGATATTG ATAAAAGCCTGGGAGATACAAGCGATATCATCAGCGACTCTTCTGGTGTCGGAACAAATTCTGACAGTGCTGCCTGCTCCATAGGTCATCCAAGCACAACTGTTGTTTGCATGGAAGGATACGATGCCGGGCTTTCAGGACATATACACATACAACCAGGCGATGTGATTGAAGTGGTCGGTTCCACCGACTGTGGTTTACTGGAAGGTTTTGTACGTGGTACAAACAAGACGGGTTTCTTTCCGGCCAGCTGTGTGCAAGAAGTGCAGTTTCGCCAGAAGAGTATTATAAACGTTTCCACCTCAACACCTCACCATCACTATCTGATAAATACTAGTAGTAATGAAATAGTCAGTCATAATCTACAACAACAATtgcatcagcaacaacaacagcaacaacagcaacagcagcagcatcagcagcaacaacaacaacaacagccatcTTTGTttgaacagcagcaacacactcAGCTTCATTATAACAGCCAAACAGCACCAAGAATGAAAAAATC AATTATTGGAGAACCTCGGACAGTAGTGCTACATCGTGCCAAACGCGGTTTCGGATTCATTCTTCGTGGAGCAAAAGCTTCTTCGCCATTGATGCAGCTCAAACCATCGCCACGTTGTCCGGCATTGCAATATTTAGATGATGTTGACCCAGGAGGTGTGGCAGATATTGCTGGTCTGAAGCCAGGAGACTTCCTATTAGCC ATTAACAGTGAAGATGTAACATGTGCATCACACGAGCACGTGGTTGATTTGATCCGCAATTCCGGTTCGCTGGTGTCAATGACGGTTGTTACACTATCACAAAATCTTATAAACTCTATGATGCTGGAAGCATCCGAGATAGGAAGTCAACATTCCTCCGGATCGGGCATGAGTACTCCAATATCATCCCGACAGTGTTCGACGCTTCCCCGGCGTATGAATAGTGGCCCACCGGGAAGTAACTGTAAGCAACCTGCGCCAATGCCTCCCCGTCGTGACCCAAAGACTACACTGAGCGTAGGACGAGCGCGGGCAAAATCGATGGTGGCAGGCTTAGAAGGTGGTGGAGAAAAATGTACAGACGACGATGAACTATTGAGTGCGACCAAATCAACTTCTGCGGAATCGATTCATCAAGCACAGACTCAACTGTTGCAAGCACAACAACAGTGTCACTCGGCTATTGGAACACCCACACAGACAGGACCGGGTACGCCCGTTCAACCTCGTACAGCTAGTATCAAGTCGCGTCCAACATCTAGTCGAATAACGGCCGCGGAATTGGAAGAGCTATTCCAGCGCCAACAAGGGGCTGATGCAAACCGCTGTTCTATGCTAATGTCAAGCTCAAGATTCCAATCAACTGGATTTGACAGTGGTGCTGGTACACCGCCGATTTCACCACAAAAGGGACCGATCGTGTATGCCAGCGTTGCTGAAATGAAGCgcaaaaaatcatccaaagcgGGAATGGGCACGCTAAAAGGACGTCCTATACCGATACCCCAGGTCGGTTCGGATCTAAAACGGACCTTCCACAGTACACCTGATCTAGCATCAATGTCTTCGTCCAATCAGAACGGTGGATCATCGTTGCACTATGGGAGCAGTTCCGGAACTGGATCGCAGCTGGCAATCAACGCTAACGGGTGGTATAACACCGTTGGTCACAAGGGGCACCGATCTCAGGACGATATGCACAGTCTGCACATGTCCCTGCAAAGACTGAATCTTCCACCACCAAACCATCCACCTCCACCCCCGCCAGTGGGGCAAGTTGTAAAAGTGGATGTTTCTCGGGGCTCCGAGTATGAATGTCTTACCGCCTTACGGAAGCATATAGCCCAGAAAGCCAAAGTTCAATCCCTAGTGCAGGAAGCAGAAGTTATGTCCAGTTTCAAACCAGCATCGAATGCCAAACTGTACGCTTCCCCTCAGGATATTCGAAACGTTGGTTATCGTACGGTTAACGTCGCTGGGGCTACTACTTCACCATCACTCACGGGTTCAACATCGGCTGCTGGAAACAACAGTGCCTCTTCTTGTGGTAGTAATGGAAGTAACACGAACTCCAATGTGGAG CTCTGCAAATCTGGTTCACTTCGGTCAAATGCTAGCTCGACGATCAACATAAACTCTAGCGCCGTAACAGGTTCCGTAATTAATAACGTGACAACAGTAACGATCAGTGGAAATGGAAACGTTGCCACTAATAGTACGTCTTCAAATCAGTACGCTCAACCTGGTCGCCCGGGCGCAGatactcaacaacaaattgcCCAACCACAAGCACTTTATAAATCTCCACCTAATAGTGCACCTCCACTACCCGAGCCAGATTACAGTTTGAGTGAATCAGATCCGGATGAGGATAACTCGGTACGTTTGGTGCGTACgcatattaaaacaaatggagatcttaaaacacaaaatccaGGAATGGCAGCCGAAACAAGTGGCAACAGTAACACAAG TGGTAGCTCGACCGGCTCCAGCTCTATGCCCCAATCATTCTCGGTGGAAGAAATACAGAAGATTCGCACGAAACTAAAATCGTCTAAATCGTACCCGAACGACTTCTTACGGCAACAAAACAGCCAGCCATCTCAACCGGGTGTAGAACACGGTGCATCGGGCGGTGTGCCTCACGAAGAAGGCGATAATTCATCGTCTGGTGTAAGCAGCGATCAAGAAATAACGATCACTTGTAACGATACAGCCAAGCAGCCAAAACCGTCATTCCCCAAGCAGATGGTTGGTACCACTGTTTTAAAGACAAATGTCACCACCTCTACCCTAGCAGCCGCAGGAACTGGGGCAAGTGGCTTGATTGAATCAAAAAAAGTGACATTGCATCTAGGGGCATCCGCCGATACGAAGttgcaacacaacaacaatctcaCCGAACGAAGAAATGATGCTgctgataatgatgatgctgatcaAGATGATAATGATAGTCCTAGCCCACCTGCGACTGGATTCCAGCGGCATAATTCACTCACCCGGAAACAGGCAGCCACCATTGCCGCAAATCGTGCGAAGgcaaaccaacaaaatatACAGCAACGGCATGCAGTAACGTTAGCTACCTTACCGCCCCCAATTGAGGCAGCCGACTCCGACGAAGCTGACTCTTGGTCACATCCTCTTCAATCTTCAGGTGGTGATGGCGCCGCACAATTAGTCGAGGGTGCCGGCATGGTGGTTTTAGCACCACCTCCAGAATTTAGCGATTCAACCGTCAGCCATATTACTGGTCCAATTTCCGGTGGTGTTAGCATTAACGTGCAACCACATCACTCCCATCAACATacgcatcagcatcatcagcatcaacatgtacatcatcatcatcaacatacGGGAAGCGGCGGATCACTCGCGCTTGGTGGTCACAACCCAAATTGCAAGCGCGTCCGTATTGTTGGTGCGGTGCCGAAAGTAAATCGTATGAACAGTCAGTAA
- the LOC120899986 gene encoding uncharacterized protein LOC120899986 isoform X1 has product MDTMTFDDEPPPEPREGWLLVRVFVPELNVHKSLQFPSDKIVWDVKQQCLASLPKVAYWFWELKESFNYGLFSPPSNGKAGKFLDEERRLGDYPFNGPVGYLELKYKRRVYKMLNLDERQLKALHTRANLRRFIECINSGQVEKIAKMCAKGLDPNFHCQETGETPLTIATGSKKPNKLLIALVNGGALLDYRTRDGATALHRAVERDSLEAVSTLLELGASPNYRDTKGLTPVYLSVTRKTDPKISEVLLHDHATLGIQDSQGWQEVHQACRNGLVHHLEHLLFYGADMDGQNASGNTPLHVCAVNNQEACARMLLFRGANRGALNYANQTPYQVAVIAGNLELAEMIQNYKNEDIVPFRGPPRYNPRRRSGLGWGSTLSRIYGGPPSPCPSEHPFSSASSSLSEGSSHRSHEDDISIVTDKSLGDTSDIISDSSGVGTNSDSAACSIGHPSTTVVCMEGYDAGLSGHIHIQPGDVIEVVGSTDCGLLEGFVRGTNKTGFFPASCVQEVQFRQKSIINVSTSTPHHHYLINTSSNEIVSHNLQQQLHQQQQQQQQQQQQHQQQQQQQQPSLFEQQQHTQLHYNSQTAPRMKKSIIGEPRTVVLHRAKRGFGFILRGAKASSPLMQLKPSPRCPALQYLDDVDPGGVADIAGLKPGDFLLAINSEDVTCASHEHVVDLIRNSGSLVSMTVVTLSQNLINSMMLEASEIGSQHSSGSGMSTPISSRQCSTLPRRMNSGPPGSNCKQPAPMPPRRDPKTTLSVGRARAKSMVAGLEGGGEKCTDDDELLSATKSTSAESIHQAQTQLLQAQQQCHSAIGTPTQTGPGTPVQPRTASIKSRPTSSRITAAELEELFQRQQGADANRCSMLMSSSRFQSTGFDSGAGTPPISPQKGPIVYASVAEMKRKKSSKAGMGTLKGRPIPIPQVGSDLKRTFHSTPDLASMSSSNQNGGSSLHYGSSSGTGSQLAINANGWYNTVGHKGHRSQDDMHSLHMSLQRLNLPPPNHPPPPPPVGQVVKVDVSRGSEYECLTALRKHIAQKAKVQSLVQEAEVMSSFKPASNAKLYASPQDIRNVGYRTVNVAGATTSPSLTGSTSAAGNNSASSCGSNGSNTNSNVELCKSGSLRSNASSTININSSAVTGSVINNVTTVTISGNGNVATNSTSSNQYAQPGRPGADTQQQIAQPQALYKSPPNSAPPLPEPDYSLSESDPDEDNSVRLVRTHIKTNGDLKTQNPGMAAETSGNSNTSGSSTGSSSMPQSFSVEEIQKIRTKLKSSKSYPNDFLRQQNSQPSQPGVEHGASGGVPHEEGDNSSSGVSSDQEITITCNDTAKQPKPSFPKQMVGTTVLKTNVTTSTLAAAGTGASGLIESKKVTLHLGASADTKLQHNNNLTERRNDAADNDDADQDDNDSPSPPATGFQRHNSLTRKQAATIAANRAKANQQNIQQRHAVTLATLPPPIEAADSDEADSWSHPLQSSGGDGAAQLVEGAGMVVLAPPPEFSDSTVSHITGPISGGVSINVQPHHSHQHTHQHHQHQHVHHHHQHTGSGGSLALGGHNPNCKRVRIVGAVPKVNRMNSQ; this is encoded by the exons GAATTAAAAGAAAGCTTCAATTATGGATTATTCTCCCCACCATCAAACGGTAAAGCTGGTAAATTCCTGGATGAAGAACGGCGATTAGGAGACTACCCTTTTAATGGACCAGTGGGCTACCTAGAG CTCAAATATAAGCGACGCGTCTACAAGATGCTCAACTTAGATGAACGCCAACTGAAAGCTTTGCACACACGTGCTAACCTTCGACGCTTCATTGAGTGCATCAATAGCGGTCAGGTGGAAAAAATCGCCAAGATGTGTGCCAAAGGATTGGATCCCAATTTTCATTGCCAGGAAACGGGTGAAACGCCACTTACTATTGCCACTGGTTCAAAGAAGCCGAACAAGCTACTGATCGCGCTCGTAAACGGTGGTGCTCTATTGGACTATCGAACCCGTGACGGCGCCACTGCGTTACATAGAGCCGTAGAACGCGACAGTCTAGAAGCGGTCAG CACGCTTTTGGAATTAGGAGCATCTCCAAACTATCGTGATACGAAAGGCCTAACACCTGTTTATCTATCTGTTACGCGGAAAACAGATCCCAAAATCAGTGAAGTACTTTTACATGATCATGCGACACTAGGCATTCAAGACAGTCAAGGGTGGCAGGAAGTGCATCAG GCTTGTCGGAACGGGTTAGTTCATCATTTAGAGCATTTATTGTTCTACGGTGCGGATATGGATGGTCAAAACGCTTCCGGCAATACGCCGCTGCATGTTTGCGCTGTTAACAATCAGGAGGCTTGTGCTAGAATGCTACTTTTTCGTGGTGCCAACCGAGGCGCATTAAACTATGCCAACCAGACGCCGTACCAG GTTGCCGTTATTGCCGGTAATCTAGAGCTGGCAGAAATGATTCAAAATTACAAAAACGAGGATATTG TCCCGTTCCGTGGACCACCACGATATAATCCCAGGCGTCGATCCGGGTTAGGCTGGGGATCGACGTTATCTCGCATATATGGTGGACCACCGTCCCCCTGCCCGTCCGAGCATCCATTCAGTTCTGCTAGTTCCAGCCTGTCTGAGGGTTCCAGCCATCGAAGCCATGAAGATGACATCAGTATCGTGACAG ATAAAAGCCTGGGAGATACAAGCGATATCATCAGCGACTCTTCTGGTGTCGGAACAAATTCTGACAGTGCTGCCTGCTCCATAGGTCATCCAAGCACAACTGTTGTTTGCATGGAAGGATACGATGCCGGGCTTTCAGGACATATACACATACAACCAGGCGATGTGATTGAAGTGGTCGGTTCCACCGACTGTGGTTTACTGGAAGGTTTTGTACGTGGTACAAACAAGACGGGTTTCTTTCCGGCCAGCTGTGTGCAAGAAGTGCAGTTTCGCCAGAAGAGTATTATAAACGTTTCCACCTCAACACCTCACCATCACTATCTGATAAATACTAGTAGTAATGAAATAGTCAGTCATAATCTACAACAACAATtgcatcagcaacaacaacagcaacaacagcaacagcagcagcatcagcagcaacaacaacaacaacagccatcTTTGTttgaacagcagcaacacactcAGCTTCATTATAACAGCCAAACAGCACCAAGAATGAAAAAATC AATTATTGGAGAACCTCGGACAGTAGTGCTACATCGTGCCAAACGCGGTTTCGGATTCATTCTTCGTGGAGCAAAAGCTTCTTCGCCATTGATGCAGCTCAAACCATCGCCACGTTGTCCGGCATTGCAATATTTAGATGATGTTGACCCAGGAGGTGTGGCAGATATTGCTGGTCTGAAGCCAGGAGACTTCCTATTAGCC ATTAACAGTGAAGATGTAACATGTGCATCACACGAGCACGTGGTTGATTTGATCCGCAATTCCGGTTCGCTGGTGTCAATGACGGTTGTTACACTATCACAAAATCTTATAAACTCTATGATGCTGGAAGCATCCGAGATAGGAAGTCAACATTCCTCCGGATCGGGCATGAGTACTCCAATATCATCCCGACAGTGTTCGACGCTTCCCCGGCGTATGAATAGTGGCCCACCGGGAAGTAACTGTAAGCAACCTGCGCCAATGCCTCCCCGTCGTGACCCAAAGACTACACTGAGCGTAGGACGAGCGCGGGCAAAATCGATGGTGGCAGGCTTAGAAGGTGGTGGAGAAAAATGTACAGACGACGATGAACTATTGAGTGCGACCAAATCAACTTCTGCGGAATCGATTCATCAAGCACAGACTCAACTGTTGCAAGCACAACAACAGTGTCACTCGGCTATTGGAACACCCACACAGACAGGACCGGGTACGCCCGTTCAACCTCGTACAGCTAGTATCAAGTCGCGTCCAACATCTAGTCGAATAACGGCCGCGGAATTGGAAGAGCTATTCCAGCGCCAACAAGGGGCTGATGCAAACCGCTGTTCTATGCTAATGTCAAGCTCAAGATTCCAATCAACTGGATTTGACAGTGGTGCTGGTACACCGCCGATTTCACCACAAAAGGGACCGATCGTGTATGCCAGCGTTGCTGAAATGAAGCgcaaaaaatcatccaaagcgGGAATGGGCACGCTAAAAGGACGTCCTATACCGATACCCCAGGTCGGTTCGGATCTAAAACGGACCTTCCACAGTACACCTGATCTAGCATCAATGTCTTCGTCCAATCAGAACGGTGGATCATCGTTGCACTATGGGAGCAGTTCCGGAACTGGATCGCAGCTGGCAATCAACGCTAACGGGTGGTATAACACCGTTGGTCACAAGGGGCACCGATCTCAGGACGATATGCACAGTCTGCACATGTCCCTGCAAAGACTGAATCTTCCACCACCAAACCATCCACCTCCACCCCCGCCAGTGGGGCAAGTTGTAAAAGTGGATGTTTCTCGGGGCTCCGAGTATGAATGTCTTACCGCCTTACGGAAGCATATAGCCCAGAAAGCCAAAGTTCAATCCCTAGTGCAGGAAGCAGAAGTTATGTCCAGTTTCAAACCAGCATCGAATGCCAAACTGTACGCTTCCCCTCAGGATATTCGAAACGTTGGTTATCGTACGGTTAACGTCGCTGGGGCTACTACTTCACCATCACTCACGGGTTCAACATCGGCTGCTGGAAACAACAGTGCCTCTTCTTGTGGTAGTAATGGAAGTAACACGAACTCCAATGTGGAG CTCTGCAAATCTGGTTCACTTCGGTCAAATGCTAGCTCGACGATCAACATAAACTCTAGCGCCGTAACAGGTTCCGTAATTAATAACGTGACAACAGTAACGATCAGTGGAAATGGAAACGTTGCCACTAATAGTACGTCTTCAAATCAGTACGCTCAACCTGGTCGCCCGGGCGCAGatactcaacaacaaattgcCCAACCACAAGCACTTTATAAATCTCCACCTAATAGTGCACCTCCACTACCCGAGCCAGATTACAGTTTGAGTGAATCAGATCCGGATGAGGATAACTCGGTACGTTTGGTGCGTACgcatattaaaacaaatggagatcttaaaacacaaaatccaGGAATGGCAGCCGAAACAAGTGGCAACAGTAACACAAG TGGTAGCTCGACCGGCTCCAGCTCTATGCCCCAATCATTCTCGGTGGAAGAAATACAGAAGATTCGCACGAAACTAAAATCGTCTAAATCGTACCCGAACGACTTCTTACGGCAACAAAACAGCCAGCCATCTCAACCGGGTGTAGAACACGGTGCATCGGGCGGTGTGCCTCACGAAGAAGGCGATAATTCATCGTCTGGTGTAAGCAGCGATCAAGAAATAACGATCACTTGTAACGATACAGCCAAGCAGCCAAAACCGTCATTCCCCAAGCAGATGGTTGGTACCACTGTTTTAAAGACAAATGTCACCACCTCTACCCTAGCAGCCGCAGGAACTGGGGCAAGTGGCTTGATTGAATCAAAAAAAGTGACATTGCATCTAGGGGCATCCGCCGATACGAAGttgcaacacaacaacaatctcaCCGAACGAAGAAATGATGCTgctgataatgatgatgctgatcaAGATGATAATGATAGTCCTAGCCCACCTGCGACTGGATTCCAGCGGCATAATTCACTCACCCGGAAACAGGCAGCCACCATTGCCGCAAATCGTGCGAAGgcaaaccaacaaaatatACAGCAACGGCATGCAGTAACGTTAGCTACCTTACCGCCCCCAATTGAGGCAGCCGACTCCGACGAAGCTGACTCTTGGTCACATCCTCTTCAATCTTCAGGTGGTGATGGCGCCGCACAATTAGTCGAGGGTGCCGGCATGGTGGTTTTAGCACCACCTCCAGAATTTAGCGATTCAACCGTCAGCCATATTACTGGTCCAATTTCCGGTGGTGTTAGCATTAACGTGCAACCACATCACTCCCATCAACATacgcatcagcatcatcagcatcaacatgtacatcatcatcatcaacatacGGGAAGCGGCGGATCACTCGCGCTTGGTGGTCACAACCCAAATTGCAAGCGCGTCCGTATTGTTGGTGCGGTGCCGAAAGTAAATCGTATGAACAGTCAGTAA